The following coding sequences are from one Lepisosteus oculatus isolate fLepOcu1 chromosome 19, fLepOcu1.hap2, whole genome shotgun sequence window:
- the emp2 gene encoding epithelial membrane protein 2, which produces MLVILAFIILFHVISATLLFISTINNAWWVHQDVYTDLWRICNVTCEPVKDSSTAAAGFLQAVQATMILSTILCCVAFFVFILQLFRLKQGERFVFTAVIQLLSALCVMIGASIYAAQHESFHEDSVREGDYGYSFVLAWIAFPLTLVSGLMYLVLRKRK; this is translated from the exons ATGTTGGTAATATTGGCTTTCATTATCCTGTTTCATGTAATCTCAGCAACATTACTCTTCATTTCAACCATAAATAAT GCCTGGTGGGTACACCAAGACGTCTATACTGATCTGTGGAGGATCTGCAATGTCACGTGTGAACCGGTTAAGGACAGCAGCACTGCTGCTGCAG GTTTCCTCCAGGCTGTCCAGGCGACCATGATATTATCCACCATTCTGTGCTGTGTGGCCTTCTTCGTGTTCATCCTGCAGCTCTTCCGTCTGAAACAGGGTGAACGATTTGTCTTCACTGCCGTCATCCAGCTCTTGTCTG CGCTTTGTGTGATGATCGGCGCGTCCATTTACGCGGCTCAGCACGAGAGCTTCCACGAAGACAGCGTGCGCGAGGGCGACTATGGCTACTCCTTTGTTTTAGCCTGGATTGCTTTTCCTCTCACCCTCGTCAGTGGCTTGATGTATCTGGTTTTGAGGAAGCGCAAATGA
- the atf7ip2 gene encoding activating transcription factor 7-interacting protein 2 isoform X5 yields MPKRKICYSENSNKQPRHPVMENARLLRGRRISLVEMHELIKQEANAVSKLSESKMEELMERIQKVNCRPTHEILINKMQAKINRIKKRLQDALSAVIRTRSVNPTVSPAFVPDKQVSSNLSAPSTLDRCVPCTGPAQALVSQASGTSPTSSPDCITISGTPKAQKHGRTSCETVSAECVVAVDSDSEKENEVMFCGVIPSKRLTGSVAQKQTWRSSDLGFTDFTAETVAADSMQASDAESTGMFQIEIQDYAGRPDPLPSDQAPEADPSNPIQSRTMFPERLKACSVNSTVTQELTAQISEYSGSAVTSYPKSAGLPDQPIEAANGSTHQAGCGQPSAPGNIEVNASKFTVTNLLPFQDPLQSQFPPLPETAFPLNLPSIAARTNLPQKLELKVARIRNPKGIGVLWNVAHVDPKAAPVHSYYLYVLHEDLNGCMSSWKNIGIISALPLPMACKLNRCAPQRRSKAGNL; encoded by the exons ATgcctaaaagaaaaatatgttatTCAGAAAACTCTAACAAACAGCCGAGGCATCCGGTGATGGAAAATGCAAGGCTACTACGGGGAAGAAGGATATCCCTGGTGGAG atgcATGAATTGATTAAGCAGGAAGCGAATGCGGTTTCAAAGCTGTCTGAGAGTAAGATGGAGGAGCTGATGGAACGAATTCAAAAGGTCAACTGCAGGCCCACTCATGAGATTCTGATCAACAAGATGCAA GCTAAAATTAACAGAATAAAGAAGAGGTTGCAAGATGCTCTGTCTGCTGTGATCAGAACGCGATCAGTTAATCCTACAGTTTCACCAGCCTTTGTTCCAGacaag CAGGTCAGCAGCAACCTGTCTGCACCCAGCACCCTGGATCGCTGTGTCCCCTGCACTGGCCCTGCACAAGCCTTGGTGTCCCAAGCCAGTGGGACAAGTCCCACCAGTAGCCCTGACTGCATCACAATTTCAGG GACTCCTAAAGCTCAAAAGCATGGCCGTACATCCTGTGAGACCGTATCAGCAGAGTGTGTAGTAGCAGTAGACTCGGATTcag AAAAGGAGAATGAGGTTATGTTTTGTGGAGTTATACCAAGTAAAAGGCTGACCGGGAGTGTTGCGCAGAAGCAG ACATGGAGAAGCAGTGACTTGGGGTTCACagacttcacagctgaaactgtAGCAG CTGACTCAATGCAAGCAAGTGACGCAGAATCTACAGGGATGTTCCAGATCGAAATCCAA GACTATGCTGGGAGACCAGATCCTTTACCTTCAGACCAAGCCCCAGAAGCTGATCCTTCTAACCCTATTCAGT CACGTACCATGTTCCCAGAAAGACTGAAGGCATGTAGTGTGAACTCCACTGTGACACAGGAATTAACAGCTCAG ATTTCAGAGTACTCGGGATCTGCTGTGACATCGTATCCAAAATCAGCAGGTTTACCAGATCAGCCTATCGAGGCTGCCAATGGCTCTACTCACCAGG CAGGATGTGGGCAGCCCTCAGCCCCAGGGAACATCGAAGTAAATGCTTCAAAGTTCACTGTAACTAATTTACTTCCATTTCAG GATCCTTTGCAATCTCAATTCCCTCCCCTTCCTGAGACTGCATTTCCCCTGAATCTGCCTTCCATAGCTGCTAGGACAAATTTGCCTCAAAAGCTAGAGCTGAAAGTGGCTAGAATCAGAAACCCCAAAGGAATAGGTGTGCTGTGGAATGTAGCACACGTAGACCCCAAAGCTGCTCCTGTTCACAGCTATTATTTATATGTTCTTCATGAAGACCTGAATGGCTGTATGTCAAGTTGGAAGAACATCGGGATAATATCGGCCTTGCCACTACCGATGGCTTGTAAGCTGAATCGGTGTGCCCCGCAAAGGAG ATCGAAAGCAGGTAATTTATAG
- the atf7ip2 gene encoding activating transcription factor 7-interacting protein 2 isoform X1: MPKRKICYSENSNKQPRHPVMENARLLRGRRISLVEMHELIKQEANAVSKLSESKMEELMERIQKVNCRPTHEILINKMQAKINRIKKRLQDALSAVIRTRSVNPTVSPAFVPDKQVSSNLSAPSTLDRCVPCTGPAQALVSQASGTSPTSSPDCITISGTPKAQKHGRTSCETVSAECVVAVDSDSEKENEVMFCGVIPSKRLTGSVAQKQTWRSSDLGFTDFTAETVAADSMQASDAESTGMFQIEIQDYAGRPDPLPSDQAPEADPSNPIQSRTMFPERLKACSVNSTVTQELTAQISEYSGSAVTSYPKSAGLPDQPIEAANGSTHQAGCGQPSAPGNIEVNASKFTVTNLLPFQDPLQSQFPPLPETAFPLNLPSIAARTNLPQKLELKVARIRNPKGIGVLWNVAHVDPKAAPVHSYYLYVLHEDLNGCMSSWKNIGIISALPLPMACKLNRCAPQRRYYFAIVGKDIYGRCGPYSEVCSVTVHDM; the protein is encoded by the exons ATgcctaaaagaaaaatatgttatTCAGAAAACTCTAACAAACAGCCGAGGCATCCGGTGATGGAAAATGCAAGGCTACTACGGGGAAGAAGGATATCCCTGGTGGAG atgcATGAATTGATTAAGCAGGAAGCGAATGCGGTTTCAAAGCTGTCTGAGAGTAAGATGGAGGAGCTGATGGAACGAATTCAAAAGGTCAACTGCAGGCCCACTCATGAGATTCTGATCAACAAGATGCAA GCTAAAATTAACAGAATAAAGAAGAGGTTGCAAGATGCTCTGTCTGCTGTGATCAGAACGCGATCAGTTAATCCTACAGTTTCACCAGCCTTTGTTCCAGacaag CAGGTCAGCAGCAACCTGTCTGCACCCAGCACCCTGGATCGCTGTGTCCCCTGCACTGGCCCTGCACAAGCCTTGGTGTCCCAAGCCAGTGGGACAAGTCCCACCAGTAGCCCTGACTGCATCACAATTTCAGG GACTCCTAAAGCTCAAAAGCATGGCCGTACATCCTGTGAGACCGTATCAGCAGAGTGTGTAGTAGCAGTAGACTCGGATTcag AAAAGGAGAATGAGGTTATGTTTTGTGGAGTTATACCAAGTAAAAGGCTGACCGGGAGTGTTGCGCAGAAGCAG ACATGGAGAAGCAGTGACTTGGGGTTCACagacttcacagctgaaactgtAGCAG CTGACTCAATGCAAGCAAGTGACGCAGAATCTACAGGGATGTTCCAGATCGAAATCCAA GACTATGCTGGGAGACCAGATCCTTTACCTTCAGACCAAGCCCCAGAAGCTGATCCTTCTAACCCTATTCAGT CACGTACCATGTTCCCAGAAAGACTGAAGGCATGTAGTGTGAACTCCACTGTGACACAGGAATTAACAGCTCAG ATTTCAGAGTACTCGGGATCTGCTGTGACATCGTATCCAAAATCAGCAGGTTTACCAGATCAGCCTATCGAGGCTGCCAATGGCTCTACTCACCAGG CAGGATGTGGGCAGCCCTCAGCCCCAGGGAACATCGAAGTAAATGCTTCAAAGTTCACTGTAACTAATTTACTTCCATTTCAG GATCCTTTGCAATCTCAATTCCCTCCCCTTCCTGAGACTGCATTTCCCCTGAATCTGCCTTCCATAGCTGCTAGGACAAATTTGCCTCAAAAGCTAGAGCTGAAAGTGGCTAGAATCAGAAACCCCAAAGGAATAGGTGTGCTGTGGAATGTAGCACACGTAGACCCCAAAGCTGCTCCTGTTCACAGCTATTATTTATATGTTCTTCATGAAGACCTGAATGGCTGTATGTCAAGTTGGAAGAACATCGGGATAATATCGGCCTTGCCACTACCGATGGCTTGTAAGCTGAATCGGTGTGCCCCGCAAAGGAGGTATTACTTTGCAATCGTTGGAAAGGATATTTATGGGCGCTGTGGACCATACAGTGAAGTATGCTCAGTCACTGTTCACGATATGTGA
- the atf7ip2 gene encoding activating transcription factor 7-interacting protein 2 isoform X2 — MPKRKICYSENSNKQPRHPVMENARLLRGRRISLVEMHELIKQEANAVSKLSESKMEELMERIQKVNCRPTHEILINKMQAKINRIKKRLQDALSAVIRTRSVNPTVSPAFVPDKQVSSNLSAPSTLDRCVPCTGPAQALVSQASGTSPTSSPDCITISGTPKAQKHGRTSCETVSAECVVAVDSDSEKENEVMFCGVIPSKRLTGSVAQKQTWRSSDLGFTDFTAETVAADSMQASDAESTGMFQIEIQDYAGRPDPLPSDQAPEADPSNPIQSRTMFPERLKACSVNSTVTQELTAQISEYSGSAVTSYPKSAGLPDQPIEAANGSTHQGCGQPSAPGNIEVNASKFTVTNLLPFQDPLQSQFPPLPETAFPLNLPSIAARTNLPQKLELKVARIRNPKGIGVLWNVAHVDPKAAPVHSYYLYVLHEDLNGCMSSWKNIGIISALPLPMACKLNRCAPQRRYYFAIVGKDIYGRCGPYSEVCSVTVHDM, encoded by the exons ATgcctaaaagaaaaatatgttatTCAGAAAACTCTAACAAACAGCCGAGGCATCCGGTGATGGAAAATGCAAGGCTACTACGGGGAAGAAGGATATCCCTGGTGGAG atgcATGAATTGATTAAGCAGGAAGCGAATGCGGTTTCAAAGCTGTCTGAGAGTAAGATGGAGGAGCTGATGGAACGAATTCAAAAGGTCAACTGCAGGCCCACTCATGAGATTCTGATCAACAAGATGCAA GCTAAAATTAACAGAATAAAGAAGAGGTTGCAAGATGCTCTGTCTGCTGTGATCAGAACGCGATCAGTTAATCCTACAGTTTCACCAGCCTTTGTTCCAGacaag CAGGTCAGCAGCAACCTGTCTGCACCCAGCACCCTGGATCGCTGTGTCCCCTGCACTGGCCCTGCACAAGCCTTGGTGTCCCAAGCCAGTGGGACAAGTCCCACCAGTAGCCCTGACTGCATCACAATTTCAGG GACTCCTAAAGCTCAAAAGCATGGCCGTACATCCTGTGAGACCGTATCAGCAGAGTGTGTAGTAGCAGTAGACTCGGATTcag AAAAGGAGAATGAGGTTATGTTTTGTGGAGTTATACCAAGTAAAAGGCTGACCGGGAGTGTTGCGCAGAAGCAG ACATGGAGAAGCAGTGACTTGGGGTTCACagacttcacagctgaaactgtAGCAG CTGACTCAATGCAAGCAAGTGACGCAGAATCTACAGGGATGTTCCAGATCGAAATCCAA GACTATGCTGGGAGACCAGATCCTTTACCTTCAGACCAAGCCCCAGAAGCTGATCCTTCTAACCCTATTCAGT CACGTACCATGTTCCCAGAAAGACTGAAGGCATGTAGTGTGAACTCCACTGTGACACAGGAATTAACAGCTCAG ATTTCAGAGTACTCGGGATCTGCTGTGACATCGTATCCAAAATCAGCAGGTTTACCAGATCAGCCTATCGAGGCTGCCAATGGCTCTACTCACCAGG GATGTGGGCAGCCCTCAGCCCCAGGGAACATCGAAGTAAATGCTTCAAAGTTCACTGTAACTAATTTACTTCCATTTCAG GATCCTTTGCAATCTCAATTCCCTCCCCTTCCTGAGACTGCATTTCCCCTGAATCTGCCTTCCATAGCTGCTAGGACAAATTTGCCTCAAAAGCTAGAGCTGAAAGTGGCTAGAATCAGAAACCCCAAAGGAATAGGTGTGCTGTGGAATGTAGCACACGTAGACCCCAAAGCTGCTCCTGTTCACAGCTATTATTTATATGTTCTTCATGAAGACCTGAATGGCTGTATGTCAAGTTGGAAGAACATCGGGATAATATCGGCCTTGCCACTACCGATGGCTTGTAAGCTGAATCGGTGTGCCCCGCAAAGGAGGTATTACTTTGCAATCGTTGGAAAGGATATTTATGGGCGCTGTGGACCATACAGTGAAGTATGCTCAGTCACTGTTCACGATATGTGA
- the atf7ip2 gene encoding activating transcription factor 7-interacting protein 2 isoform X4: MPKRKICYSENSNKQPRHPVMENARLLRGRRISLVEMHELIKQEANAVSKLSESKMEELMERIQKAKINRIKKRLQDALSAVIRTRSVNPTVSPAFVPDKQVSSNLSAPSTLDRCVPCTGPAQALVSQASGTSPTSSPDCITISGTPKAQKHGRTSCETVSAECVVAVDSDSEKENEVMFCGVIPSKRLTGSVAQKQTWRSSDLGFTDFTAETVAADSMQASDAESTGMFQIEIQDYAGRPDPLPSDQAPEADPSNPIQSRTMFPERLKACSVNSTVTQELTAQISEYSGSAVTSYPKSAGLPDQPIEAANGSTHQAGCGQPSAPGNIEVNASKFTVTNLLPFQDPLQSQFPPLPETAFPLNLPSIAARTNLPQKLELKVARIRNPKGIGVLWNVAHVDPKAAPVHSYYLYVLHEDLNGCMSSWKNIGIISALPLPMACKLNRCAPQRRYYFAIVGKDIYGRCGPYSEVCSVTVHDM; encoded by the exons ATgcctaaaagaaaaatatgttatTCAGAAAACTCTAACAAACAGCCGAGGCATCCGGTGATGGAAAATGCAAGGCTACTACGGGGAAGAAGGATATCCCTGGTGGAG atgcATGAATTGATTAAGCAGGAAGCGAATGCGGTTTCAAAGCTGTCTGAGAGTAAGATGGAGGAGCTGATGGAACGAATTCAAAAG GCTAAAATTAACAGAATAAAGAAGAGGTTGCAAGATGCTCTGTCTGCTGTGATCAGAACGCGATCAGTTAATCCTACAGTTTCACCAGCCTTTGTTCCAGacaag CAGGTCAGCAGCAACCTGTCTGCACCCAGCACCCTGGATCGCTGTGTCCCCTGCACTGGCCCTGCACAAGCCTTGGTGTCCCAAGCCAGTGGGACAAGTCCCACCAGTAGCCCTGACTGCATCACAATTTCAGG GACTCCTAAAGCTCAAAAGCATGGCCGTACATCCTGTGAGACCGTATCAGCAGAGTGTGTAGTAGCAGTAGACTCGGATTcag AAAAGGAGAATGAGGTTATGTTTTGTGGAGTTATACCAAGTAAAAGGCTGACCGGGAGTGTTGCGCAGAAGCAG ACATGGAGAAGCAGTGACTTGGGGTTCACagacttcacagctgaaactgtAGCAG CTGACTCAATGCAAGCAAGTGACGCAGAATCTACAGGGATGTTCCAGATCGAAATCCAA GACTATGCTGGGAGACCAGATCCTTTACCTTCAGACCAAGCCCCAGAAGCTGATCCTTCTAACCCTATTCAGT CACGTACCATGTTCCCAGAAAGACTGAAGGCATGTAGTGTGAACTCCACTGTGACACAGGAATTAACAGCTCAG ATTTCAGAGTACTCGGGATCTGCTGTGACATCGTATCCAAAATCAGCAGGTTTACCAGATCAGCCTATCGAGGCTGCCAATGGCTCTACTCACCAGG CAGGATGTGGGCAGCCCTCAGCCCCAGGGAACATCGAAGTAAATGCTTCAAAGTTCACTGTAACTAATTTACTTCCATTTCAG GATCCTTTGCAATCTCAATTCCCTCCCCTTCCTGAGACTGCATTTCCCCTGAATCTGCCTTCCATAGCTGCTAGGACAAATTTGCCTCAAAAGCTAGAGCTGAAAGTGGCTAGAATCAGAAACCCCAAAGGAATAGGTGTGCTGTGGAATGTAGCACACGTAGACCCCAAAGCTGCTCCTGTTCACAGCTATTATTTATATGTTCTTCATGAAGACCTGAATGGCTGTATGTCAAGTTGGAAGAACATCGGGATAATATCGGCCTTGCCACTACCGATGGCTTGTAAGCTGAATCGGTGTGCCCCGCAAAGGAGGTATTACTTTGCAATCGTTGGAAAGGATATTTATGGGCGCTGTGGACCATACAGTGAAGTATGCTCAGTCACTGTTCACGATATGTGA
- the atf7ip2 gene encoding activating transcription factor 7-interacting protein 2 isoform X3 has protein sequence MPKRKICYSENSNKQPRHPVMENARLLRGRRISLVEMHELIKQEANAVSKLSESKMEELMERIQKVNCRPTHEILINKMQAKINRIKKRLQDALSAVIRTRSVNPTVSPAFVPDKVSSNLSAPSTLDRCVPCTGPAQALVSQASGTSPTSSPDCITISGTPKAQKHGRTSCETVSAECVVAVDSDSEKENEVMFCGVIPSKRLTGSVAQKQTWRSSDLGFTDFTAETVAADSMQASDAESTGMFQIEIQDYAGRPDPLPSDQAPEADPSNPIQSRTMFPERLKACSVNSTVTQELTAQISEYSGSAVTSYPKSAGLPDQPIEAANGSTHQAGCGQPSAPGNIEVNASKFTVTNLLPFQDPLQSQFPPLPETAFPLNLPSIAARTNLPQKLELKVARIRNPKGIGVLWNVAHVDPKAAPVHSYYLYVLHEDLNGCMSSWKNIGIISALPLPMACKLNRCAPQRRYYFAIVGKDIYGRCGPYSEVCSVTVHDM, from the exons ATgcctaaaagaaaaatatgttatTCAGAAAACTCTAACAAACAGCCGAGGCATCCGGTGATGGAAAATGCAAGGCTACTACGGGGAAGAAGGATATCCCTGGTGGAG atgcATGAATTGATTAAGCAGGAAGCGAATGCGGTTTCAAAGCTGTCTGAGAGTAAGATGGAGGAGCTGATGGAACGAATTCAAAAGGTCAACTGCAGGCCCACTCATGAGATTCTGATCAACAAGATGCAA GCTAAAATTAACAGAATAAAGAAGAGGTTGCAAGATGCTCTGTCTGCTGTGATCAGAACGCGATCAGTTAATCCTACAGTTTCACCAGCCTTTGTTCCAGacaag GTCAGCAGCAACCTGTCTGCACCCAGCACCCTGGATCGCTGTGTCCCCTGCACTGGCCCTGCACAAGCCTTGGTGTCCCAAGCCAGTGGGACAAGTCCCACCAGTAGCCCTGACTGCATCACAATTTCAGG GACTCCTAAAGCTCAAAAGCATGGCCGTACATCCTGTGAGACCGTATCAGCAGAGTGTGTAGTAGCAGTAGACTCGGATTcag AAAAGGAGAATGAGGTTATGTTTTGTGGAGTTATACCAAGTAAAAGGCTGACCGGGAGTGTTGCGCAGAAGCAG ACATGGAGAAGCAGTGACTTGGGGTTCACagacttcacagctgaaactgtAGCAG CTGACTCAATGCAAGCAAGTGACGCAGAATCTACAGGGATGTTCCAGATCGAAATCCAA GACTATGCTGGGAGACCAGATCCTTTACCTTCAGACCAAGCCCCAGAAGCTGATCCTTCTAACCCTATTCAGT CACGTACCATGTTCCCAGAAAGACTGAAGGCATGTAGTGTGAACTCCACTGTGACACAGGAATTAACAGCTCAG ATTTCAGAGTACTCGGGATCTGCTGTGACATCGTATCCAAAATCAGCAGGTTTACCAGATCAGCCTATCGAGGCTGCCAATGGCTCTACTCACCAGG CAGGATGTGGGCAGCCCTCAGCCCCAGGGAACATCGAAGTAAATGCTTCAAAGTTCACTGTAACTAATTTACTTCCATTTCAG GATCCTTTGCAATCTCAATTCCCTCCCCTTCCTGAGACTGCATTTCCCCTGAATCTGCCTTCCATAGCTGCTAGGACAAATTTGCCTCAAAAGCTAGAGCTGAAAGTGGCTAGAATCAGAAACCCCAAAGGAATAGGTGTGCTGTGGAATGTAGCACACGTAGACCCCAAAGCTGCTCCTGTTCACAGCTATTATTTATATGTTCTTCATGAAGACCTGAATGGCTGTATGTCAAGTTGGAAGAACATCGGGATAATATCGGCCTTGCCACTACCGATGGCTTGTAAGCTGAATCGGTGTGCCCCGCAAAGGAGGTATTACTTTGCAATCGTTGGAAAGGATATTTATGGGCGCTGTGGACCATACAGTGAAGTATGCTCAGTCACTGTTCACGATATGTGA
- the atf7ip2 gene encoding uncharacterized protein atf7ip2 isoform X6 → MPKRKICYSENSNKQPRHPVMENARLLRGRRISLVEMHELIKQEANAVSKLSESKMEELMERIQKVNCRPTHEILINKMQAKINRIKKRLQDALSAVIRTRSVNPTVSPAFVPDKQVSSNLSAPSTLDRCVPCTGPAQALVSQASGTSPTSSPDCITISGTPKAQKHGRTSCETVSAECVVAVDSDSEKENEVMFCGVIPSKRLTGSVAQKQTWRSSDLGFTDFTAETVAADSMQASDAESTGMFQIEIQDYAGRPDPLPSDQAPEADPSNPIQSRTMFPERLKACSVNSTVTQELTAQISEYSGSAVTSYPKSAGLPDQPIEAANGSTHQGSFAISIPSPS, encoded by the exons ATgcctaaaagaaaaatatgttatTCAGAAAACTCTAACAAACAGCCGAGGCATCCGGTGATGGAAAATGCAAGGCTACTACGGGGAAGAAGGATATCCCTGGTGGAG atgcATGAATTGATTAAGCAGGAAGCGAATGCGGTTTCAAAGCTGTCTGAGAGTAAGATGGAGGAGCTGATGGAACGAATTCAAAAGGTCAACTGCAGGCCCACTCATGAGATTCTGATCAACAAGATGCAA GCTAAAATTAACAGAATAAAGAAGAGGTTGCAAGATGCTCTGTCTGCTGTGATCAGAACGCGATCAGTTAATCCTACAGTTTCACCAGCCTTTGTTCCAGacaag CAGGTCAGCAGCAACCTGTCTGCACCCAGCACCCTGGATCGCTGTGTCCCCTGCACTGGCCCTGCACAAGCCTTGGTGTCCCAAGCCAGTGGGACAAGTCCCACCAGTAGCCCTGACTGCATCACAATTTCAGG GACTCCTAAAGCTCAAAAGCATGGCCGTACATCCTGTGAGACCGTATCAGCAGAGTGTGTAGTAGCAGTAGACTCGGATTcag AAAAGGAGAATGAGGTTATGTTTTGTGGAGTTATACCAAGTAAAAGGCTGACCGGGAGTGTTGCGCAGAAGCAG ACATGGAGAAGCAGTGACTTGGGGTTCACagacttcacagctgaaactgtAGCAG CTGACTCAATGCAAGCAAGTGACGCAGAATCTACAGGGATGTTCCAGATCGAAATCCAA GACTATGCTGGGAGACCAGATCCTTTACCTTCAGACCAAGCCCCAGAAGCTGATCCTTCTAACCCTATTCAGT CACGTACCATGTTCCCAGAAAGACTGAAGGCATGTAGTGTGAACTCCACTGTGACACAGGAATTAACAGCTCAG ATTTCAGAGTACTCGGGATCTGCTGTGACATCGTATCCAAAATCAGCAGGTTTACCAGATCAGCCTATCGAGGCTGCCAATGGCTCTACTCACCAGG GATCCTTTGCAATCTCAATTCCCTCCCCTTCCTGA